In Aquiflexum balticum DSM 16537, a single genomic region encodes these proteins:
- a CDS encoding LacI family DNA-binding transcriptional regulator translates to MIREHVTLKDIAKKLNLSVSTVSRALSDLPIINEETKKKVLLAAKEMDYHPNLFAKFLKTKSSNTIGVVVPDLEMHFFSSCISGMQNTCLENGYNLIICQSNESLEQEKFNIKTLQDSRVDGILISLSRETNSFDHLEQLKDHQIPFVYFDRVHENGPYSQVVINDEESSFEATEYLIHKGYKKIAFLCGPKILSICKNRLMGYQNALRNHQMDFNTDWVLESDLSRASTEVCIDNYLRLNDRPDAILAINDIVAINCIRHLKKKGIKIPKEMAVMGFSNSPVSEVIEPNLTTVEQPSFDMGKLAALRLLEEIRNPNLMSQKIFTLNTKIIERDST, encoded by the coding sequence ATGATACGAGAGCATGTCACTTTAAAAGATATTGCAAAAAAACTGAACCTTTCTGTTTCCACGGTATCAAGAGCACTAAGTGACTTACCTATCATTAATGAAGAAACCAAGAAAAAGGTTTTGCTGGCTGCTAAGGAAATGGATTATCATCCCAATCTATTTGCTAAATTCCTTAAAACCAAATCATCAAATACCATTGGGGTTGTAGTACCAGACCTTGAAATGCATTTTTTTTCTTCATGTATCAGTGGAATGCAAAACACATGCTTGGAAAATGGCTATAACCTGATCATTTGCCAATCCAATGAGTCATTGGAGCAGGAAAAATTCAATATCAAAACCCTGCAAGACTCAAGAGTTGATGGAATTTTAATTTCTTTATCAAGAGAGACTAATTCTTTTGACCATTTAGAACAGTTGAAAGATCATCAGATACCTTTTGTCTATTTTGATAGGGTTCATGAAAATGGTCCATATTCCCAGGTTGTTATCAACGATGAGGAAAGTTCCTTTGAGGCAACAGAATATTTGATCCATAAAGGATATAAAAAAATTGCTTTTTTGTGTGGTCCCAAAATTCTCAGCATCTGCAAAAACAGGTTAATGGGATATCAAAATGCGCTTAGAAATCATCAAATGGATTTCAATACAGATTGGGTTTTGGAATCAGACCTTTCAAGAGCATCTACAGAAGTGTGTATTGATAATTATCTAAGATTAAATGACAGGCCTGATGCCATATTGGCCATAAATGATATTGTAGCGATTAACTGTATTCGTCATCTGAAAAAAAAAGGCATCAAAATACCTAAGGAAATGGCAGTTATGGGTTTTTCCAATTCACCTGTATCTGAGGTTATCGAACCCAACCTAACCACTGTAGAACAACCCTCATTTGATATGGGCAAATTGGCAGCACTACGACTGTTGGAAGAAATAAGAAATCCCAATTTAATGTCTCAGAAAATCTTTACTTTAAATACCAAAATTATTGAAAGAGACTCCACATAA
- a CDS encoding YfhO family protein, whose translation MQTNLKKDILPHLIGVAIFYLVVLFYFSPAVFDGKIIFQYDILQWEGAAKEIMDYRAETGEEALWASRLFSGMPAYLVSFEIPGDITNFLTKVFTLGLPHPVNSLFFGMVSMYILLLSFKVRPEFSIPGAIAFAFNTFHIISLDAGHNAKIWAICLIPLILAGIHLTFSGKRLLGLALFAFGLMLQLKFNHLQITYYTVLIVGIYGIAQLVEAFRAKKIPEFGKALLILVLGACLAIGSNLSRFASVLEYSPFSTRGSSNVSSADSPQQGLDKDYAFNWSQGKVETLTLLVPYLYGGASVEPLPKDSKSEEALRSYGAQAEQITDFVKNGRTYWGDQPGTGGPIYGGAIMVFLFVLGLLYAPKKEKYIFLSIIILSVMLAWGKNLEWFNYAVFDYLPGYNKFRAVTMGLSMALFAIPVLGSLGLEHLFKNNDQKLFVKNLLIAIGSTAGLALLFLVFAGMFSFSGQVDVNFPDWLAEALQEDRKSIMRISALKSIAFILLSAGLIWAAFKNKISLQIAGLSIALLLIIDLWIINKRYLNEEAFQFSPKDQFFAKSPADEKILGDKAYFRVLNLENPFNDARTSYYFNSVGGYHGAKMKRYQEMIENVISPEIQTFIQKAQEGNFDWDGLNSLNMLNTKYIIAGKAENAVFENPKANGIAWFPSNIKRVSTDDEEIRLISEIDTKMDATINEEEFGIVQSGLGQVELTERKPNELSYSVNAEKGGLVVFSEIYYPKGWKVFVNGEESELIRTNYLLRGIVVPDGQSIVKMSFEPESYYSTKTLTILLQYLVVLLLLGSIGFSFYSLNKAGT comes from the coding sequence ATGCAAACCAACTTGAAAAAAGATATTCTTCCTCACTTGATAGGTGTAGCTATTTTTTACCTGGTCGTATTGTTTTACTTCTCTCCTGCTGTATTTGACGGAAAAATCATTTTCCAGTATGATATTCTTCAGTGGGAAGGTGCGGCTAAAGAAATCATGGATTATAGGGCTGAAACCGGAGAGGAAGCGCTGTGGGCAAGTCGGTTGTTCAGTGGAATGCCCGCTTATTTGGTGAGTTTTGAGATTCCCGGCGATATCACTAATTTTTTGACAAAGGTATTTACTTTGGGCCTGCCCCACCCTGTTAATTCCCTGTTTTTTGGTATGGTATCCATGTATATTTTACTGCTGAGTTTCAAAGTCCGACCTGAGTTTTCTATACCCGGAGCCATAGCATTTGCCTTTAACACCTTCCATATCATTAGTTTGGACGCAGGACATAATGCCAAAATCTGGGCAATTTGTCTTATACCCCTGATTTTGGCGGGGATTCACTTGACATTTTCAGGTAAGCGATTGCTAGGTCTGGCGTTATTTGCTTTTGGATTGATGCTTCAGTTGAAATTCAATCATTTACAGATCACCTATTACACTGTCCTCATTGTAGGTATCTATGGCATTGCTCAATTGGTTGAAGCATTCAGAGCCAAAAAAATCCCTGAATTTGGCAAAGCATTGCTCATTTTGGTTTTGGGGGCCTGTTTGGCTATCGGTTCAAACCTCAGCCGCTTTGCTTCAGTTTTGGAATACAGTCCCTTTTCAACCCGGGGTTCTTCCAACGTTTCTTCAGCAGATTCCCCACAACAAGGATTGGACAAGGATTACGCTTTCAATTGGTCTCAGGGCAAAGTGGAAACCCTGACACTTTTAGTGCCTTATCTCTATGGCGGCGCCAGTGTGGAACCACTTCCCAAAGATTCTAAATCAGAAGAGGCCCTACGCTCTTATGGCGCACAGGCTGAACAAATCACTGACTTTGTTAAAAACGGCAGAACTTATTGGGGCGACCAACCTGGAACAGGCGGTCCAATTTATGGAGGAGCAATTATGGTTTTTCTATTTGTTTTGGGACTTTTATATGCTCCCAAAAAAGAAAAATACATTTTCCTTTCCATAATCATTCTATCGGTAATGCTGGCTTGGGGTAAAAACCTGGAATGGTTCAATTATGCGGTTTTTGACTATTTACCCGGATACAATAAATTCAGAGCTGTGACCATGGGGCTATCCATGGCATTATTCGCTATTCCTGTTTTAGGCAGCTTAGGTCTTGAACACCTTTTCAAAAACAATGACCAGAAACTATTTGTCAAAAACCTGTTGATTGCCATCGGAAGTACTGCTGGTTTGGCTCTGCTTTTTTTAGTTTTTGCAGGTATGTTTAGCTTTAGTGGACAAGTAGATGTCAATTTTCCTGATTGGCTTGCTGAGGCACTTCAGGAAGACCGAAAATCAATCATGCGAATCAGTGCGTTGAAAAGCATTGCCTTTATTCTGTTATCAGCAGGATTGATTTGGGCAGCTTTCAAAAATAAAATATCTCTTCAAATTGCCGGACTGTCTATAGCTTTACTATTGATTATTGACCTTTGGATTATCAACAAAAGATATTTAAACGAAGAAGCCTTTCAGTTCAGTCCGAAGGATCAGTTTTTTGCAAAAAGTCCTGCAGATGAAAAAATACTTGGCGATAAAGCTTATTTCAGGGTTTTGAACCTGGAAAATCCTTTTAATGATGCAAGAACCAGTTATTATTTCAACAGTGTAGGCGGATATCACGGAGCAAAGATGAAACGCTATCAGGAAATGATAGAGAATGTGATCAGTCCCGAAATACAGACTTTTATTCAAAAAGCTCAGGAAGGTAATTTTGACTGGGATGGATTAAACTCATTGAATATGCTCAATACCAAATATATTATTGCCGGGAAAGCAGAAAATGCGGTTTTTGAAAACCCAAAAGCCAATGGCATCGCATGGTTTCCATCCAATATAAAACGGGTTAGTACTGATGACGAGGAAATCCGGCTGATAAGCGAAATCGACACCAAAATGGATGCAACGATAAACGAAGAAGAATTCGGCATAGTACAATCGGGTTTGGGGCAGGTGGAATTAACTGAAAGGAAACCAAATGAACTCAGTTATTCCGTAAATGCTGAAAAGGGTGGATTAGTTGTGTTTTCAGAAATATATTATCCAAAAGGATGGAAGGTGTTTGTCAACGGAGAAGAATCCGAGCTTATCAGAACCAATTACCTGTTGCGGGGCATTGTAGTTCCGGACGGTCAGTCAATCGTAAAAATGAGTTTTGAACCTGAAAGCTATTACTCTACCAAAACCCTTACAATACTACTTCAATACCTGGTCGTTTTACTTCTCCTAGGCAGCATAGGGTTTTCTTTTTATAGTTTAAATAAGGCTGGCACCTAA
- a CDS encoding glycosyltransferase family 4 protein: MRKPKVLLVTPSFQSFVQQDIIFLSKNFDLTIDSYNWKRKELAPIYMVQQFFNVLININNMDLILVHFGGYWSFFPSLLGKMFQKPVYIILHGTDCAAIPELNYGSLRIPLLKWFCKKSYDWATRLLPVSHSLVSSGNDFFQKGLTIKNGFKHHFPFLKTPYYVIPNGFDPEFWKPNQNLSKSPITFLAVLSSEQYILKGGDLIMELAKRFPECIFKIAGMNKPEFFNLTTENVHFLGNLNAEKLKAEYQKVNFYFQLSVFEGFGCALCEAMLCGCTPIGSKVNIIPEIIGETGYILEYRDINLLEKLIRKIIELPQTYQVNLKARERIIEKYSLENRKKMLLSSLTFE, encoded by the coding sequence ATGAGAAAACCAAAAGTTTTATTGGTAACACCTTCATTTCAATCCTTTGTCCAACAGGATATTATTTTCCTTTCCAAAAATTTTGATCTGACCATTGATTCTTACAATTGGAAAAGGAAAGAACTGGCACCAATCTACATGGTTCAGCAATTTTTTAACGTGCTGATCAATATCAATAACATGGATCTGATTTTGGTCCATTTTGGAGGTTATTGGTCCTTTTTTCCAAGTTTGTTGGGAAAAATGTTTCAAAAACCGGTTTATATTATTTTACATGGAACAGACTGTGCTGCTATCCCTGAATTGAATTATGGCAGTTTGAGAATCCCTCTTTTGAAATGGTTCTGCAAAAAATCCTATGATTGGGCCACAAGATTGCTTCCGGTAAGCCATTCATTGGTCAGCTCTGGTAATGATTTTTTTCAGAAAGGATTAACCATCAAAAATGGATTTAAACATCATTTCCCTTTTTTAAAAACTCCTTATTATGTTATCCCTAACGGTTTTGATCCGGAATTCTGGAAACCAAATCAAAACCTTTCCAAAAGCCCAATAACCTTTCTGGCTGTACTCTCCTCAGAACAGTATATACTCAAAGGTGGTGATTTGATTATGGAATTAGCAAAGAGATTTCCTGAATGCATATTCAAAATAGCAGGTATGAATAAACCTGAATTTTTCAATTTGACAACAGAGAATGTTCATTTTCTCGGAAACCTAAACGCAGAAAAACTAAAGGCTGAATACCAAAAAGTAAATTTTTATTTTCAATTATCGGTTTTTGAAGGCTTTGGTTGTGCACTTTGCGAAGCAATGTTATGCGGATGCACCCCAATTGGAAGCAAAGTAAATATCATACCCGAAATTATTGGGGAAACCGGATATATATTGGAATATAGAGATATCAATTTATTGGAAAAACTGATCAGGAAGATTATTGAACTGCCACAGACTTACCAAGTCAACCTAAAAGCACGGGAACGGATTATAGAAAAGTATTCTTTGGAAAACAGGAAGAAGATGCTTTTATCCTCGCTGACCTTTGAATAA
- a CDS encoding FkbM family methyltransferase has translation MEKLAASFARNLYIIPGGYFLVQIIRKLFESNYLKPEWRTFKFRGISMRVDISKSMGAAIYWRGAHDWAPIFVLEDIIKQGDTVIDVGANQGEYSLWAAKNTGPSGTVLAFEPMDELYVQLKKNFALNPKYRNTLIPNKNGLSDKPGKLNLFGKAGDNEGVNTMFPTQSHTVLIQEINLDTLDNQLNKLKCEKVNFIKIDVEGAELHVLKGARETLNKYKPSLLIEINSEACLAGGYEPEEIFEILRPLGYKFEKIGLRGKRIPVDKVPKEFCNILASVR, from the coding sequence ATGGAAAAACTAGCTGCTTCATTTGCCAGAAATCTATATATCATTCCGGGAGGATATTTTTTGGTCCAAATAATCAGAAAATTATTTGAATCAAATTATTTGAAACCTGAATGGAGGACCTTCAAATTCCGGGGAATCAGCATGAGAGTGGATATTTCAAAAAGCATGGGAGCTGCTATCTATTGGAGAGGTGCGCATGATTGGGCTCCGATTTTTGTTCTGGAAGATATTATCAAACAAGGCGATACAGTCATTGACGTGGGAGCAAATCAGGGAGAATATAGTCTATGGGCAGCAAAAAATACCGGGCCTTCGGGAACAGTTCTCGCATTTGAGCCAATGGATGAATTATACGTTCAGCTCAAAAAAAATTTCGCATTAAATCCAAAATATAGGAATACACTGATTCCAAATAAAAATGGATTATCCGATAAACCCGGAAAGCTGAATCTATTTGGTAAGGCCGGGGACAATGAAGGTGTAAACACTATGTTCCCTACCCAATCGCATACTGTCCTGATTCAGGAAATCAATTTAGACACATTGGATAATCAATTAAACAAATTAAAATGTGAGAAAGTGAACTTCATCAAAATCGATGTCGAAGGAGCGGAATTGCATGTTTTGAAAGGAGCAAGAGAAACTTTGAATAAGTATAAACCATCCCTTTTGATAGAAATCAACAGTGAGGCCTGTCTGGCTGGGGGTTACGAACCTGAAGAGATTTTTGAAATACTCAGACCTTTGGGGTATAAATTCGAAAAAATCGGTCTTAGGGGAAAACGAATCCCCGTGGACAAAGTACCAAAAGAATTCTGCAATATCCTCGCTTCCGTCAGATAG
- a CDS encoding lipopolysaccharide biosynthesis protein produces MKPLARQSLLTTLFSYIGVVIGYFNVLWLLPFVLQPEEIGLFRTLQDMALLIVPIAQLGIGNGITRFFPLVKDKKYAFFTMSLLLTFAGFSVVSLLFLVFKNQIVLAFSTNSPEVIDFLGVVLFITLFSVMNTILDAFCRSFMKIAVPTFFREVVNRLSVAVLVGLYFFEWLSFDQMIWGLAILYLISLLGMIGYMVKINIFKIDFNLSYFPKGFRTDFLKYSLITLLGTAGSVLIMKIDSLMVSSMIGLDANAIYTIAFSIAIVIELPRRAISQVAMPVIAEHFASREYSKINKLYKDVAVHQFLICLLLFLGIWSNIDNLYFFVPNNTVYETGKWVVLWIGLAKMSDILFSVNGEIIVFSKYYIFNITATLIMCVAVIVLNLVLIPSFGIEGAAVASFLSLLIYNIIKYAYIKVRLGFDPFSLDIAKIFVLGLMTFALQFFIFQSSKAGLTDIIVRSISITVLYVSGIYFMGIAKESQKILLEKIKGPRP; encoded by the coding sequence ATGAAACCATTGGCCCGCCAAAGCTTATTGACTACGCTCTTTTCCTATATAGGAGTTGTGATTGGCTATTTCAATGTACTTTGGCTATTACCTTTTGTATTACAACCTGAGGAGATTGGTCTTTTCAGAACACTTCAGGACATGGCTTTATTGATAGTACCCATTGCCCAATTGGGTATTGGAAACGGAATCACACGCTTTTTTCCTTTGGTAAAGGATAAGAAATATGCTTTTTTCACCATGAGTCTCTTGTTGACTTTTGCAGGGTTCTCTGTAGTTTCCTTATTGTTTTTAGTCTTTAAAAATCAGATTGTTTTAGCCTTTTCGACCAATTCTCCCGAGGTGATTGATTTTTTGGGGGTTGTTCTCTTTATCACTTTGTTTTCTGTGATGAATACTATTTTGGATGCATTTTGCAGGTCTTTTATGAAGATTGCCGTTCCTACTTTTTTCAGGGAGGTGGTCAACAGACTTTCGGTAGCCGTATTGGTTGGACTTTATTTTTTCGAATGGCTGAGTTTTGATCAGATGATCTGGGGATTGGCAATCCTGTATCTGATTTCCCTATTGGGAATGATAGGTTATATGGTTAAAATAAATATTTTCAAAATAGATTTTAACCTCTCCTATTTTCCAAAAGGGTTCAGAACAGATTTTCTGAAATACAGCCTGATTACCCTTTTAGGGACGGCAGGTTCGGTGCTTATTATGAAAATTGACAGTCTTATGGTCAGTTCCATGATTGGTTTGGATGCCAATGCCATCTATACCATCGCATTTTCGATTGCTATAGTAATTGAATTGCCCCGCAGGGCCATTTCACAAGTAGCTATGCCGGTAATTGCAGAGCATTTTGCAAGCAGAGAATATTCTAAAATCAATAAACTGTATAAAGATGTAGCGGTGCATCAGTTTTTAATCTGTCTGCTCCTATTCCTGGGAATCTGGTCAAATATTGATAACCTTTACTTTTTTGTACCAAACAATACCGTTTATGAGACCGGAAAATGGGTGGTCCTTTGGATTGGTCTGGCAAAAATGTCTGATATTCTTTTTTCGGTCAACGGTGAGATCATCGTGTTTTCCAAATACTACATCTTCAATATTACTGCCACGCTCATTATGTGTGTTGCAGTCATTGTATTGAATTTGGTACTCATCCCTTCCTTTGGAATTGAAGGCGCAGCAGTTGCTTCGTTTCTTTCCCTTTTGATTTACAACATCATCAAATATGCCTATATAAAAGTCAGATTGGGTTTTGATCCTTTCTCTTTGGATATAGCAAAAATATTTGTTTTGGGTTTGATGACTTTTGCTTTGCAGTTTTTCATTTTTCAGAGCAGCAAAGCTGGATTGACAGATATCATCGTAAGATCGATCTCGATCACTGTACTTTATGTTTCTGGAATTTATTTCATGGGAATTGCAAAAGAAAGTCAAAAAATCTTATTGGAAAAAATAAAAGGGCCCAGGCCTTAG
- a CDS encoding universal stress protein, whose amino-acid sequence MYQIKKLIVCLDQSELDITLVKFASFISKVNQTKKIYFTNVIRNLNIPKDVLEEFPHLIDNMVEERKMQMKEIVDKTFGEQENVEFSYVVKEGQLSKKILKLAHEKSADMILVGRKVNLPGTGVISQRLARRASCSLLIIPENSVPKMDKLLVPSDFSDYSKDAMEEAIMIVEKYGGNAEIVCQNVFTVPSGYHFTGKSYKEFTAIMLMHAEINFKKFIRKIDTKNIKITPVYTQDEDDDPVEDIISKAKEIKADSIIIGAKGRTAATALFIGSMAERLIQLNDHFPLLVTRPKGKNAGILDYILEI is encoded by the coding sequence ATGTATCAAATAAAAAAACTTATAGTTTGCCTGGATCAGAGTGAATTGGACATCACACTTGTCAAATTTGCTTCTTTCATCTCGAAAGTCAACCAAACCAAGAAAATTTACTTCACCAACGTCATTAGAAACCTCAATATTCCCAAAGATGTTTTAGAGGAATTCCCTCATTTGATCGACAATATGGTTGAGGAAAGAAAAATGCAGATGAAGGAAATTGTTGATAAAACATTTGGTGAACAAGAAAATGTGGAATTCTCATATGTAGTCAAGGAAGGGCAATTATCAAAAAAAATCCTCAAGTTGGCACATGAAAAATCAGCTGACATGATACTCGTGGGCCGAAAAGTCAATCTTCCCGGTACAGGAGTTATCTCTCAAAGACTGGCAAGAAGAGCAAGCTGTTCCCTTTTGATCATTCCGGAAAATTCCGTTCCGAAAATGGATAAACTTTTGGTGCCCAGTGATTTTTCAGATTATTCAAAAGATGCTATGGAAGAAGCTATCATGATTGTTGAAAAATATGGGGGAAATGCCGAAATCGTCTGTCAAAATGTATTTACCGTGCCCTCCGGCTACCACTTCACAGGTAAAAGTTATAAGGAATTTACTGCCATTATGCTGATGCACGCAGAAATCAACTTCAAAAAATTCATCAGGAAAATCGACACGAAAAATATCAAAATCACGCCGGTATATACCCAAGATGAAGATGATGATCCCGTTGAGGATATTATATCGAAGGCAAAGGAAATCAAGGCTGATTCTATCATAATCGGAGCGAAAGGACGTACAGCTGCAACAGCCCTTTTTATCGGCAGCATGGCTGAAAGACTGATTCAACTCAATGATCATTTCCCTCTATTAGTTACCAGACCAAAAGGAAAAAATGCAGGGATACTGGACTATATTCTTGAGATCTGA
- a CDS encoding RNA polymerase sigma factor, giving the protein MISINDLELLQLIQNPGTREKGYRILIEMYQKRIYGVIRKMVIIHEDADDITQNTFVKAFKNLSNFHGNSSLFTWLYRIAVNESLNFLERKKKRYFFPIEDHTEVMQNYLDHSSMISADDIEKKFQKALLKLPDKQRLVFNLRYFEDLSYEAISQITETSVGALKASYHLASKKIENELKTE; this is encoded by the coding sequence ATGATTTCAATTAACGATTTAGAACTTTTACAATTGATCCAAAACCCCGGTACAAGGGAGAAAGGATATAGGATTTTGATTGAAATGTATCAAAAAAGGATTTATGGAGTTATTCGAAAGATGGTCATTATTCATGAGGATGCTGATGATATTACTCAAAACACCTTTGTCAAAGCCTTTAAAAATCTCAGTAATTTCCATGGTAATTCCTCTTTGTTCACTTGGCTTTACAGGATCGCTGTCAACGAAAGTCTGAATTTCCTGGAAAGAAAAAAGAAAAGATATTTCTTTCCCATTGAAGACCATACAGAAGTAATGCAGAATTATCTTGACCACTCAAGTATGATTTCTGCAGATGACATTGAAAAAAAATTTCAAAAAGCCCTATTAAAATTACCTGATAAACAAAGGCTTGTTTTCAATTTGAGATACTTTGAAGACTTAAGCTATGAAGCAATCAGCCAAATCACTGAAACCTCAGTTGGTGCCTTAAAGGCAAGTTACCATCTTGCCAGCAAGAAAATTGAAAATGAACTTAAAACAGAATAA
- the mscL gene encoding large-conductance mechanosensitive channel protein MscL, protein MSLIKEFKEFAMKGNVVDLAVAVIIGGAFGKIVSSFVNDIVMPPLGVLLGGVDFKDLSVTLRDAYTSETGEEMAAVVLSYGNFIQNIVDFLIIAFVIFIAIKGMNSLKKKEEVAPSEPPVAPKSEVLLEEIRDLLKK, encoded by the coding sequence ATGAGCCTAATTAAAGAGTTTAAAGAATTTGCCATGAAAGGCAATGTAGTTGATTTGGCGGTTGCTGTCATCATTGGTGGCGCATTCGGCAAAATCGTTTCATCTTTTGTCAATGATATTGTGATGCCTCCTCTAGGTGTCCTTTTAGGTGGCGTAGATTTCAAAGATTTAAGTGTCACGCTCCGGGATGCTTACACTTCTGAGACTGGAGAAGAAATGGCGGCTGTAGTTCTCAGCTATGGTAATTTTATTCAAAATATAGTGGATTTTCTGATCATCGCCTTTGTCATTTTTATAGCAATCAAGGGGATGAATTCTTTGAAAAAGAAAGAAGAAGTAGCGCCTTCGGAGCCACCTGTAGCCCCAAAATCTGAAGTTCTCTTGGAAGAGATCAGGGATTTATTAAAAAAGTAA
- a CDS encoding methylglyoxal synthase — protein MKIALIAHDGKKADMVHFLSGYKNELHHANIDLVATGTTGSHIEKAGFKVQKLLSGPLGGDAQIAAMAAQKELSMVIFFRDPLDKHPHEPDVQMLMRICDVHNIPLATNPAAAQLMFEQLTSQF, from the coding sequence ATGAAAATCGCATTGATTGCGCATGATGGGAAAAAAGCAGATATGGTCCATTTTCTGAGTGGCTATAAAAACGAATTGCATCATGCAAATATTGACCTGGTTGCTACAGGCACCACTGGGTCTCATATAGAAAAAGCAGGATTCAAAGTTCAGAAACTCCTCTCAGGGCCTTTAGGGGGTGATGCCCAGATAGCTGCCATGGCAGCTCAAAAAGAGCTTTCAATGGTAATATTTTTTAGGGACCCTCTGGATAAACATCCCCATGAACCGGATGTACAAATGCTGATGAGGATTTGTGATGTCCACAATATTCCCTTAGCTACTAATCCCGCAGCCGCACAATTGATGTTTGAACAATTAACTTCCCAGTTTTAA
- the pfkA gene encoding 6-phosphofructokinase, with protein MEIKTIKRIGVLTSGGDAPGMNAAIRAVVRAGFFYNLEMYGIYRGYEGMIQDDIKKLESKNIAHILERGGTFLKSARSAEFRTEEGRKKAFANLLKHGIDGLVVIGGDGSLTGAHLFFKEFGIPSIGIPGTIDNDLSGTDLTIGFDTACNTAIQAIDKIRDTATSHDRLFFVEVMGRDAGFIAINAGIGSAAAATLIPEKKMPIERLVERLKARTKAMKTSNIVIVAEGGKSGGATEIASKIKKLLPYYDIKVTILGHLQRGGAPSSLDRVLASKLGVSAVEGLINGKYDVMAGIINNKIVFTPIAKAIIGSKEVDEDDFRIAKILST; from the coding sequence ATGGAAATAAAAACAATAAAGAGAATAGGTGTCCTCACTTCAGGAGGAGATGCCCCAGGAATGAATGCTGCAATCAGAGCAGTCGTAAGGGCTGGTTTTTTTTATAATTTAGAAATGTACGGCATTTATCGCGGGTACGAGGGTATGATACAGGATGATATCAAAAAACTTGAATCCAAAAACATTGCTCATATCCTGGAAAGAGGGGGAACATTTCTGAAATCTGCCAGAAGTGCTGAATTCAGAACTGAAGAAGGACGAAAAAAAGCTTTCGCTAATCTCCTAAAGCATGGCATTGACGGTCTTGTGGTGATTGGCGGAGACGGGTCTCTTACCGGAGCGCACTTATTCTTCAAGGAATTTGGAATACCATCCATAGGAATCCCGGGGACAATTGATAATGACCTTTCAGGTACTGACCTTACTATTGGATTTGATACAGCATGCAATACAGCTATTCAGGCTATTGATAAAATACGTGACACAGCGACTTCGCATGATAGACTTTTTTTCGTAGAAGTAATGGGCAGAGATGCAGGTTTTATTGCTATCAATGCAGGAATCGGAAGTGCTGCGGCAGCTACCTTGATTCCTGAGAAGAAAATGCCTATTGAAAGGTTGGTAGAGAGGTTAAAAGCCAGAACCAAAGCAATGAAAACTTCCAATATTGTAATTGTAGCAGAGGGTGGAAAAAGTGGCGGTGCAACTGAAATTGCTTCCAAAATAAAAAAACTTCTCCCCTATTACGATATCAAAGTCACCATATTGGGACATTTGCAAAGAGGAGGAGCTCCAAGTTCATTAGATAGAGTTCTGGCAAGTAAATTAGGTGTCTCTGCAGTGGAGGGCTTAATAAACGGCAAATACGATGTAATGGCCGGGATCATAAATAACAAAATCGTCTTTACCCCAATAGCAAAAGCAATAATCGGTAGCAAAGAAGTAGATGAAGATGATTTCAGAATTGCAAAAATTCTTTCAACTTAA